The region GAAGCGATTCGTCGTTACACGGAAGTTAAAAATAAATTCCCTTACAGCAATTTTGCGACGAAAGCAGAACTGGCGATCGCAGATGTTTACTACAAACAAGAATCATACGCTGAAGCACAAGTTGCGTATCAGATGTTTAAAGAGCTTCACCCCACGGCTCCGCAATCTGCTTACGTTCAATTCCGTTTGGGCATGAGTTACTTCAACCAGCTACCTTCAACGATTGATCGCGATTTAACTTTGGCAAATGATACCATTATCAATCTTACTGATTTGATTAAGAAATATCCGAACTCCGAGTACGTAACTGAAGCGAAAGAAAAACGTTCAGCGACAATCAAAATGTTGGCTGAAAAAGAAGACTACATCGGTAACTTCTATTTCATCCGCGAGATCTACGAAAGCGCTTTGAAACGCTATGAAGGTCTTTACACGAATTACAAAAACTTGGGCTTTGATGCTAGGGCTCTTTCTCGCATCGTGATTTCTGCAAAGAAAATCGGTGATGATCCAAAGGCTAATAAATACATCGCTATCCTTTCTAAGGAATTCCCAGGCAGCTCTGAATTAAAACAGGCTGAAAAGGAGATGAAGTGATTTCCTCTCTTCAAGACGATATGATCTCTGAAGCCCGTGGATACTTCATCAACGGGAACTACAAAATGGCCGAGCCGATTCTGAATCAAATGCTTCTGCAAAGCACTCGTAATCCCGAAGTTTACCAGATGCTTGCCACAATCGCTTATGACAAAGGCCAATTCAGTAAAGCCATCAAAACTTTCAAACGTGCTTTGGAAATCGATCCAACATACACGGATGCAAGTGTTGGTTTGTCGATCATTTTGAATGACCTTGGTAAGTACGATGAAGGGAAACAAGTTTTCCTGGATGCTCAAGCTCAACTTGATAAGAAGTCTGGGAAACAAGATCCATTCGTTGATGAAAAGCTCGCTTCTAAACACGAAGAGTTGGCAGACTTGTATTATC is a window of Bdellovibrio sp. SKB1291214 DNA encoding:
- a CDS encoding outer membrane protein assembly factor BamD, which encodes MERNSDTPDGAFAIAEEFDKGERYEEAIRRYTEVKNKFPYSNFATKAELAIADVYYKQESYAEAQVAYQMFKELHPTAPQSAYVQFRLGMSYFNQLPSTIDRDLTLANDTIINLTDLIKKYPNSEYVTEAKEKRSATIKMLAEKEDYIGNFYFIREIYESALKRYEGLYTNYKNLGFDARALSRIVISAKKIGDDPKANKYIAILSKEFPGSSELKQAEKEMK
- a CDS encoding tetratricopeptide repeat protein, which encodes MISSLQDDMISEARGYFINGNYKMAEPILNQMLLQSTRNPEVYQMLATIAYDKGQFSKAIKTFKRALEIDPTYTDASVGLSIILNDLGKYDEGKQVFLDAQAQLDKKSGKQDPFVDEKLASKHEELADLYYQYKRYNEALEQLLKAQKLSSRKAEITLRVAEVNVQLNQTDRAIKDLKSLIREYPHLIPARLKLGAIYYNSNNIAEATEQWENILIRDPQHPEALRYLKMAQAAGITSIDL